The Dehalococcoidales bacterium nucleotide sequence CCTGTGTCATGTCCTGGGAGTATATATAAAGGTCTCCCTGGTTGGTCGAGACAAACTCACTCCCTACTACCTTCTCCAGTTCTTTCACCACCCCACTTATAACTGCTGCTTCCAGCATTTCTCCCACCTCCCTTATTAATCATTTCGCTTATACCAGCATGGTGTTAAAGAAATCACTGAGTTGGGCTCTGACACCATCAGATGAAAAGACCCTCCCATCACAGAAGTCTGCTTCTACGACCATGGTAGGGATTCCCACCTCATCGGCCAGCTTGTCCTTAAGCAGCTTGCTCACTGCCCACATATTCTTGCAGCCAATGTGCAGCGTCAGGATAGCTGCGTCCACCTTCCAGTCCCGGCATGCCGGAATTGCATAGTCGAACCAGTGCTCCAGCGTTCCCCAGCATTCCCTGGCCATGGGTGCGTTCAGAAGCTTTCTGGCCAGGGCCTCCATTATCTTTCTGGTGCTCGAGATGTCCTCCGCCAGCGGCGTGGTGTCGGTACCCAGCAACGTGTTCACCACGATAGCCCCAAACTCATCCTCCAGCCACCTCAGCAACTCCAGGTCATGGGCCAGCCACGTAGAGAACCATGCCAGCCTGACCTTCTCCTGGGGCAGAGGTCCCCTCCCCTGTTCAACCCTGGATTTTGCCCTCTCATAGAGACTCTTATAGAACTCCACACACTCTGGAGTTCCCGCCGCTGACATCAACACCGCTCCCATTAGCTGGCGGATGGGACAGGGCACCATCTTGGTCAGCTCATTCATCTTAAGATTGTAGTCGTGCGCAGCGTTAGAGTACTCCATCACCGTCCTGAGTCTCTCATATTCCAGCTTCTTCCCGGTGTGTTCTTCCAGGAAGGCTACCATCCTTTCTATCTCGTCGGCAACGTACTGGATTGCTCGCTCGTCCTTCCAGGTAGGTATATCTAAAGAGAAATGGGGCACTCCCAGATACTCGCTGATAATAGGGTAGGTTACCACAGTTGAATCGCAGGGCTGGGCGGGATGGACTATTGTCGTTGGTGGTGGGAGGTCCCCGGATATAGCTGCACCGATCATTATCTTCTGCGTGGAGCATACATGGTCAGCCACAAGGTTCTCCTGTGCTATGTCGATATACCTCTCGTTGGACTTATCGGGTAATGAGCAGACCGCGACCGAGAGTGCCTCTTGCATAATTGAAGGAATGTCCATGGCAAGAAAGATCTCAGGAGTACCGGCGAAAGAGTTCCAGTTGATGGGTTCGCCCTTTCTCCAGGCTTCGGCTATCCTGCCCCAGTATTTAGCTTGTACAGCGAGCCCCCATTCATACTCAGCCGGTAGACTGTCCATCTGCTCGGTAAAAATGAAATCCATGAGCGTTAGTAGATTTTTGTGCTCTGCCATTTCTACCTCCTTCTGCCCGCAA carries:
- a CDS encoding 2-hydroxyacyl-CoA dehydratase family protein; amino-acid sequence: MAEHKNLLTLMDFIFTEQMDSLPAEYEWGLAVQAKYWGRIAEAWRKGEPINWNSFAGTPEIFLAMDIPSIMQEALSVAVCSLPDKSNERYIDIAQENLVADHVCSTQKIMIGAAISGDLPPPTTIVHPAQPCDSTVVTYPIISEYLGVPHFSLDIPTWKDERAIQYVADEIERMVAFLEEHTGKKLEYERLRTVMEYSNAAHDYNLKMNELTKMVPCPIRQLMGAVLMSAAGTPECVEFYKSLYERAKSRVEQGRGPLPQEKVRLAWFSTWLAHDLELLRWLEDEFGAIVVNTLLGTDTTPLAEDISSTRKIMEALARKLLNAPMARECWGTLEHWFDYAIPACRDWKVDAAILTLHIGCKNMWAVSKLLKDKLADEVGIPTMVVEADFCDGRVFSSDGVRAQLSDFFNTMLV